One Mycobacteroides salmoniphilum DNA segment encodes these proteins:
- a CDS encoding cytochrome c oxidase assembly protein, whose translation MTTTPTARKTDSPIWTIVVGLAVLAGLIAATIGALSLTEALLATGLPNPGPVTSYGLPFVRAAAEIAAVVAVGAFLLAAFFVPPQSSGVLDVDGYRSLRLGTAASVALAVLSAVMVPLSISDVAGQPVSDFGPGELWTLAGEIETVNAWRWMAFIAAGVAIASRVVLRWSWTPLLVLGSIATLMPLALVGHSATGGAHDLGTNSLIIHLVSAALWAGGLVALLIHALRGGGYLDVAARRFSTLALWCYVAIGLSGIINALIRVQLSDLFTTRYGWLLVGKATALLVLGVLGYLQRRSAITALAEEPQNRRPLIRLAGVEAVIFAVTFGIAVGLGRTPPPPPINLNPSPVEVAIGYTLDGPPTPQRLMFDWRFDLIFGTAALVFAVAYLVGVRRLKARGDAWPVGRTIAWLSGCAFLLIATSSGVGRYMPAMFSMHMVAHMTLSMLVPVLLVLGGPITLLLRVLPAAGKDDPPGLREWVQMLLHSTFSRFLTHPLVATSLFIGGFYGLYLSGLYDAAVDVHAAHLAMNLHFLLSGYLFYWVVIGIDPSPRRLPPVAKLGIVLVSLPLHAFFGVILMGTKSILGEKFYSNLALPWRIDLAADQHMGGAITWATGELPLLVVMIALVIQWSRSDERLARRQDRAADRDDDADLAAYNAMLAKMAQLDENSR comes from the coding sequence GTGACGACCACCCCCACCGCCAGGAAGACCGATTCGCCGATCTGGACGATCGTCGTCGGCCTCGCGGTACTGGCGGGCCTGATAGCGGCCACCATCGGCGCACTGTCACTCACGGAGGCCCTGCTCGCGACCGGTCTGCCCAACCCCGGCCCCGTCACCTCCTATGGTCTGCCGTTCGTGCGCGCGGCCGCCGAAATCGCTGCCGTCGTCGCCGTCGGCGCATTCCTGCTCGCGGCCTTTTTCGTCCCACCGCAGTCCAGCGGCGTGCTCGATGTGGACGGTTACCGCTCGCTGCGCCTCGGCACGGCGGCATCGGTCGCACTCGCAGTGCTCTCGGCGGTCATGGTGCCACTGTCGATATCCGACGTCGCTGGTCAGCCGGTGAGTGATTTCGGGCCCGGGGAGCTGTGGACACTCGCAGGTGAGATCGAAACCGTGAATGCCTGGCGCTGGATGGCCTTCATCGCCGCCGGCGTCGCGATCGCCAGCCGGGTGGTGCTGCGCTGGTCGTGGACACCGCTGCTGGTGCTCGGATCCATCGCAACACTGATGCCGCTGGCCCTGGTCGGGCATTCAGCCACCGGCGGCGCACATGACCTGGGCACCAACAGCCTCATCATCCATCTGGTATCCGCGGCACTGTGGGCCGGCGGTCTGGTCGCACTACTGATCCACGCGCTGCGCGGCGGCGGCTATCTCGATGTGGCCGCACGCCGGTTCTCCACGCTGGCGCTGTGGTGCTACGTCGCGATCGGGCTCAGCGGGATCATCAACGCTCTTATCCGTGTGCAGCTTTCAGACTTGTTCACCACCCGCTACGGCTGGCTGCTGGTGGGCAAGGCCACCGCGCTGCTGGTCCTCGGTGTCCTGGGGTATCTGCAACGCCGTTCGGCGATAACGGCATTGGCTGAGGAACCGCAGAACCGTCGGCCGCTGATCCGGCTTGCCGGGGTGGAGGCCGTCATCTTCGCGGTCACCTTCGGTATTGCCGTCGGCCTGGGACGCACCCCGCCACCGCCACCGATCAACCTCAACCCCTCGCCGGTCGAGGTCGCCATCGGGTACACACTCGACGGTCCGCCGACCCCGCAGCGACTGATGTTCGACTGGCGCTTCGACCTCATCTTCGGAACTGCCGCCCTCGTTTTCGCGGTCGCCTACCTGGTGGGTGTCCGTCGACTCAAAGCCCGCGGCGACGCCTGGCCGGTGGGGCGCACCATCGCCTGGCTGTCCGGCTGCGCCTTCCTGCTCATCGCCACATCGTCGGGCGTCGGCAGGTACATGCCCGCCATGTTCAGCATGCACATGGTGGCGCACATGACGCTCTCGATGCTGGTACCTGTACTGCTGGTCCTCGGTGGTCCCATTACGCTGCTGCTACGAGTGCTACCCGCCGCGGGCAAGGATGATCCACCGGGGTTGCGTGAATGGGTACAGATGTTGTTGCACAGCACCTTCTCCCGCTTCCTGACGCATCCGCTGGTGGCGACCTCCTTGTTTATCGGTGGGTTCTATGGCTTGTATCTGAGCGGGCTCTACGACGCTGCCGTCGACGTGCATGCCGCGCATCTGGCGATGAATCTGCACTTCCTGCTCAGTGGATATCTATTCTATTGGGTGGTCATCGGTATCGACCCGTCGCCGCGGCGCCTGCCGCCGGTCGCCAAGCTGGGCATCGTGCTGGTGTCATTGCCCCTGCACGCCTTCTTCGGCGTCATTCTGATGGGCACGAAATCGATTCTGGGCGAAAAGTTCTATAGCAATCTGGCCCTGCCGTGGCGGATCGACCTGGCCGCCGACCAACACATGGGCGGCGCGATCACCTGGGCGACGGGGGAGCTGCCGCTGCTGGTGGTCATGATCGCCCTGGTCATCCAGTGGTCGCGTTCGGATGAGCGGCTCGCCCGCCGACAGGACCGCGCCGCCGATCGTGACGACGACGCCGACCTGGCCGCCTACAACGCCATGCTCGCCAAAATGGCTCAGCTGGACGAGAACTCGCGCTAG
- the atzF gene encoding allophanate hydrolase has protein sequence MTVWITHRPEDEISTELQGSSGPLAGVRLAVKDNVDVGGVPTTAACPEFAYIPDHDAPAVAALRAAGATVVGKTNLDQFATGLVGTRSPYGAVSDSRRPEYISGGSSSGSAVAVATGEADIAIGTDTAGSGRVPAGLQGIVGIKPTVGVVSTQGVVPACESYDCVTIFARTLATANLAMAAMGAAAGPRPWPANTRLAAPPQPTIAVPRELPALDELWRNTFHAAVEHLRATGATIVEVDLTPFLAAAKLLYEGALVSERYAAVGEFIDSNPEAALDPTVAQIVSGARDIPAHRLVRDRAEVQRLREEAMAALAGADALLVPTAPLHPTIEQVQADPVGVNATMGTYTNFCNLFDMCAVAVPAGIAGGAQFGVTVLARAFDDAVAFDIAALVTGDAAEQNVWPAAITLSHELAVFGAHLKGGPLEFQLTDLGARWVGPVRTAPKYRMSALLTTPPKPGLTRSEEDGVSIGGEIWRLSPAALGTFLAQLPEPMLLGKVQCDDGVWRTGFGCDGAAAQAGIDISEHGSWPAAIAAGAI, from the coding sequence ATGACGGTTTGGATCACGCACCGCCCCGAGGACGAAATCTCCACCGAATTACAGGGCTCATCAGGGCCGTTGGCCGGAGTTCGACTCGCGGTCAAGGACAACGTGGACGTGGGTGGCGTGCCCACCACCGCTGCCTGCCCGGAGTTCGCATACATTCCCGACCACGACGCACCGGCGGTCGCGGCCTTGCGCGCGGCGGGCGCCACCGTGGTGGGCAAGACCAACCTCGATCAATTCGCGACCGGGCTCGTGGGCACGCGCTCCCCGTATGGCGCGGTATCGGACTCGCGCCGCCCCGAATACATCAGCGGCGGTTCCAGTTCGGGATCCGCGGTGGCCGTCGCAACCGGCGAGGCCGATATCGCGATCGGCACCGACACCGCCGGATCCGGGCGGGTGCCCGCCGGACTGCAGGGCATCGTTGGGATCAAACCGACAGTCGGCGTGGTCTCCACCCAGGGCGTGGTCCCTGCCTGCGAATCCTATGACTGTGTCACCATTTTTGCCCGCACACTGGCCACCGCCAATCTGGCGATGGCCGCCATGGGTGCCGCGGCAGGACCCCGCCCATGGCCCGCCAACACCCGACTGGCAGCTCCCCCACAGCCCACTATCGCCGTGCCGCGTGAACTGCCCGCGCTCGACGAGTTGTGGCGCAACACCTTTCACGCGGCCGTAGAGCATCTTCGCGCAACGGGAGCGACCATCGTCGAGGTCGATCTGACGCCGTTCCTTGCCGCCGCGAAACTGCTGTACGAGGGTGCGCTGGTCAGCGAACGCTATGCGGCCGTCGGCGAGTTCATCGACTCCAACCCCGAGGCCGCGCTTGATCCTACTGTCGCGCAGATCGTTTCGGGTGCACGCGATATCCCTGCACATCGTCTGGTGCGCGACCGTGCCGAGGTGCAACGTCTGCGCGAGGAGGCCATGGCCGCCCTGGCCGGTGCGGACGCACTGTTGGTGCCCACCGCACCGTTGCATCCGACGATCGAGCAGGTGCAGGCCGACCCGGTTGGCGTCAACGCGACGATGGGGACCTACACCAACTTCTGCAACCTGTTCGATATGTGCGCGGTAGCGGTGCCCGCGGGAATCGCCGGTGGGGCCCAGTTCGGGGTGACGGTGCTGGCCCGCGCATTCGATGACGCGGTGGCGTTCGATATCGCCGCACTGGTCACCGGAGATGCTGCAGAACAAAATGTTTGGCCCGCCGCGATCACCTTGTCTCATGAGCTCGCAGTGTTCGGCGCGCATCTCAAGGGTGGCCCGCTGGAGTTTCAGCTCACCGATCTGGGCGCGCGCTGGGTCGGTCCGGTGCGCACCGCGCCGAAGTACCGGATGTCGGCGCTGCTCACCACACCCCCCAAACCCGGCCTGACTCGTTCCGAAGAGGATGGGGTGAGCATCGGCGGCGAAATCTGGCGCCTGTCCCCAGCCGCACTGGGCACCTTCCTCGCGCAGCTGCCCGAGCCGATGCTGCTGGGCAAGGTCCAATGCGATGACGGTGTGTGGCGTACTGGGTTTGGCTGCGACGGTGCCGCCGCACAGGCCGGTATCGACATCAGCGAACACGGCAGCTGGCCTGCCGCCATTGCCGCGGGTGCGATTTAG
- the ssb gene encoding single-stranded DNA-binding protein yields the protein MFETPVTVIGSVVGDLKRRQVGSDEMIKFRVASNARRRRDDGSWVNSNSLFINVTCWGRLVTGVGAALGKGAPVIVHGHLHTSEFEDKDGNRRQVTEMKAIAVGPDLSRTIARIEKAGYTGKPEDAGAAEQPDPGAEESTAELQETNESSEESGNLRLSA from the coding sequence ATGTTTGAAACTCCAGTGACTGTGATCGGATCCGTCGTCGGGGACCTCAAGCGACGCCAGGTCGGCTCCGACGAGATGATCAAGTTCCGCGTCGCCAGTAATGCCCGCCGCAGGCGTGACGACGGTAGTTGGGTGAATTCGAACTCCCTCTTTATCAATGTCACCTGCTGGGGCCGGCTGGTCACCGGGGTGGGCGCCGCGTTAGGGAAGGGTGCGCCGGTGATCGTGCACGGTCATCTGCACACCAGTGAGTTCGAGGACAAGGACGGCAACCGCCGTCAGGTCACGGAGATGAAGGCGATCGCCGTCGGGCCGGATCTGTCGCGGACCATTGCCCGGATTGAGAAGGCCGGGTACACCGGCAAGCCGGAGGATGCTGGTGCAGCAGAGCAACCAGATCCGGGTGCCGAGGAGTCCACAGCCGAGCTCCAGGAAACGAACGAGAGCAGCGAGGAGTCGGGAAACCTGCGCTTGAGTGCGTGA